The region AGTAGAAAGAAGCAAGGTGCTGGCGGAAAACTTTATTGTTACGCTCAATTGATCAAGCCGTTGCTGTGGAAAACAGTCAAAACTTGCTATGAAATAAGAGAGCTGCATCCGGACTAAAACTTCTATATCTTCATAGTACATTACTCTTTATTAAGTTATACCAATTTGTTTAATTAAGTGTTCTATTTTGAGGCGAGAAAATAGGGTCGATAACAAGGCAAAAATTTTGCTATTTAGTTGTTCTAAATGAGAAATTTTTAACGCCGTTAGCGTCATATTTGCTCCTTCAAATAGCACAGGTATTAAGTGAAATTGGTATTAGCCTGGGGAAGCCAGCTTAAAATAATAGCTGGTGGCATACAGGACGCCTTGTTGATCACTCACAAAATGGGGGATCTCTCCGCTTTTGGTAAAGCCAACGGCCTGATAAAACAGCTCTGACTTATCACCACTTTGTGTATCTAACACTAAGAGCTTGATACCCAGCTGACTGGCATAAACTTCGAGATGCTGCATCAGTGTTTGGGCGATACCCTGACGTTGATAATCGGGATGTACAAGTAATTTTTCGACTTCACCCCGATGCCGGCCATTTTGTTTTTGACAAGGGACCAGTTGTACCGAGGCAACCAACTGCTGATTGATGTAAGCGCCTAGTAAGAGGCGTTTTTTCTCCGTGAGCTCAGTGTTGACCTGAGTCCAGTAATCGGTCGCGTCAGCGTCACAAAGAGGGTGATAGAACCCCAGGGATGCACCCTGAGCGACACAAGCTTGTAATTGACATGAAAGTGCTTGCTGATGCGCCATGGTGAGCTGTGCCAGAGGTTCAATTATGAGTCGCATAGCCATCCTTTTGCATACAAGCCAGTTCTTCACGGATCTGACGAAGCTGAGACTCCAGTTGTTGCTTTTGAAGTAACAGCTGCGAATAGCGAGGCTGAGTGCGGGGCTGTTTACCCCGAAGTGCCCTGTAAAGCGTGCGCTGGGATAAGGCAAACTGTGCGGCTGCTTCATGAATGGTCAGCTGCTGGCTTTGCACCATATGCACCGCACGCAGTACACTGGGGTGCGTGGCAGAGAGTTTAGCAGCCATATTAGCTTTCCTCACTGTTAAACTGTTGGTCCCGCAGTGGCCATACACTGCAGTCTATTCGCCAGATCAGACTTAAGGTGTCGATAAATGTATAGAGCATATTTTCATTCCTGCCGAGTTCATTATTATTGAATAAGGAAGAACTATGCCAAAAATATAATGCTAATACTTTCAGTGGTTTAATAAAAATGAAGGCATAATGAAAGTGATAGTGCACTTTACTAAAGCAAAAAGCTCACAAACATGGTGCAGTATCTGAGAGGGGCTTCAGTGTGTAAAGGTTAGTCGGAAACCTCTTTGCTCAAAGCGTGACTACTTTTATAAATAGTCACGCTCAACCCGGTATCTAACTCTGATTAATCCCTTTTCGAGCATGACCAGCGTGGTCAAAAGCAGCAACAATACCCAAATCCACGTATTGCCATGCTGACTATACCAGCTATTCCCGCTCATCAGTTTTACGTCCAGTAACATCGTTTCCTCAACAAACTGAGGGAGCGTATGCTGAGTCTGGCTGAGTGGATCATAAATCCCACTGATCCCATTGTTGGTCACTCGGATCAGAGGACGTTGTAGCTCCAGCGCACGCATGCGGGCTATTTGCATATGCTGATGCGGGCCGTGCGAATCACCAAACCAGGCGTCGTTGCTCACGGTAAAGAGCATATCCGACTCGCTGGTGTAATTGTTTCTCACCAGTTCGCTGAAGGCAATTTCGTAGCAGATAGCAGGTAAAATATGCAATCCGTTGGCTATCAGGTTCGGCTGCTGCGCTTCGCCTCGCGAGAAGGACGACATCGCCAGGTTGAACAGCGGCGCAATGGGTCGCAACCAGGTTTCAAAGGGAACAAACTCTCCGATCGGCAATAGCTGGTGTTTCTGATAGCGGTTGGGATGCAAATAGCGATAATGACCTTGCTCATCCTCTGCTTGCTGTTTACCAACCACAATCAAAGTGTTATAGACATTGCGGGTATCAAATTGATAATCCGGGATGCCGGTAATGAGTGCGCTTTGATTAAACGCGGCGGCTTTATCCAGATTATGCAAAAAGTCGAAGGCTAAGTCTTCCAGCTCAGGAATCGCAGCCTCCGGCCAGACAACTAAGTCGGCCTGCTGCCACAATGGGCGGGTCATATCCTGGTATTTTGACATGGTCGGCCAGAACTGCTCCGGCTCCCAGCGCAGGCTTTGCTGAATATTGCCCTGAACCAGCAAGGTTCGGGTTTGCTCGCCGTTATAGTGCACCGGGTTATCCACTATGCGTGTAAACAGGATGAGTGCCAGCACAGGCAGCAGGGCAATCATGGTCAGCTGATAGCGCCTTTGCCAGAGCAGGTAATACAGCAGCGCGCCAAGTAACACGCACACCAGGGTCAGGCCAAACTCGCCAATCCAGGGGGCAAGCATGTTAAGCGGTGCGTCGGTCTGGCTATAACCAAAGCTAAGCCACGGAAATCCCGTCAGTAAGGTGCCACGCAGATATTCAAATATCGCAAAGCCACTTAACAATAGCGCAATACGTTGCCAGGGTTTATTCGAAAAACGTGTCGCCAGTGCAAATGCCAGTGCAGGGTAAATAGCCAGATAGGCACAGAGTAAGCCCATCAGTAGCAGCGAGGCCGGTAAGGGTAAACCCCCGAACTGAGCGATGGAAACATGTACCCAGCTTATTCCGGCTGCAAACCAGCCAAAACCAAATAAAAAGCCATATTTCGCGGCGTGTCGGGTAGTGGGCTGATCTGTGACATAACACCCAACTGCGAGCGCCAAAAAAGTCAGGGGCCAGAGCCCAAAAGGGGCATAACTAAAGGTCAGTGAGGCACCGCTAAGCAGTGCCAGCCACGCAAACTTGTCTTTCAGTAAGGTGGTGAGTTTATTCGAAAACGTCTTCAACATGTTCAGCTTTTGGCATGGTCACCTGTAACTGCAAAATACGGCGATTGTCCGAGTTGGTAACCTTGAACTGCAAAGGTGCAATATCAATGGTTTCACCCCGGCTTGGCATATGGCCAAAAGCATGCAGGATGATCCCGCCTATGGTGTCAGCTTCTTGCGTGTCATATTCCGTTTTAAAGAAGTCGTTGAATTCATCCAGTGGGGTCAAAGCCTGAACGTTGAACACGTGTTTAGAAAGCTGGCGAATGGCCTGCTGTTCGTCTTCGTTGTCGTGCTCATCTTCAATTTCACCTACTATGGTTTCCAGAATATCTTCGATGGTCACCAGGCCCGAAACGCCGCCGTACTCATCGATGACAATGGCCATGTGATAGCGTTTTTGACGAAACTCATTGAGCAGAGCATCAACACGTTTGCTTTCTGGCACCACAACGGCAGGTCGCAAGTATTCACGGATGGTTGGCAGTTCACTGTCGCGCTGAACAATCAGCGGTAGCAGATCTTTGGCCAGTAAAATGCCTTCGACATGATCTTTGTCTTCGCAAATGACCGGGAAGCGCGAATGGCTCGATTCAACCATAGCGGGTAACTGCGACTCCAGGTCCTGATCAATATCCAGCGTCACCATCTGTGAACGTGGGATCATGATGTCTCGGACTTTCAGTTCAGAGACACTGAGTACACCTTCCATCATATCTTTGGTTTCAGGGTCGATCAGGGCTCGTTCCTGCGCGTCGGCAATTACTTCTACCAACTCTTCTTTATTTTGGGGTTCCCCTTGCAGCATCTGAGTGATGCGTCCCAGCCAGGTCTTGCTCGAAGAACCCTGACTACTTTGCGAGTTTTCGTCGCTCATTGCGGTGTGTTACTCCAGTCGGTTAAACGTCATCTCGATATGGGTCAGCAATGCCCAGATCGGCTAAGAATTCTTTTTCAAGACTTTCCATTTCATCGGCGTCCTGTTCATTTATATGGTCAAAGCCCAACAAATGCAAGCACCCGTGTACCACCATGTGGGCAAAATGATCATGGAAAGTTTTTTCCTGTTCTTCGGCCTCACGAAAAACCACCTGAGGACAAATAATTAGGTCGCCAACTAAAGGCAACTCAATTCCAGGCGGCGCTTCAAAAGGAAAAGACAACACGTTGGTCGGCTTGTCTTTGCCACGGTACTGGCTGTTCAGTTCCTGGCTTTCTGCTTCGTCCGCAATTCGTATGGTGACCTCGGCCTCTTCCTTATACGCAAGGAGTGCTTTTTCGGCCCACAACTGAAATTGTTCAGCAGAGGGCAGGTTGGCGAAGTCACTGGCAATCTGTAGATCTACCTCAAGCGACATTATGAGCGCTCCTCATCGTTAGCGTTTGGCTGTGTATCAGCCGGCGCGGTATTGGCCTGTGCCTGTAATCTTGCCTGCTGTTTGTTAAACTTTTCCTTTCGCTCGGCTTCTTCTTTTTTCTCGTAGGCCTCAACAATGCGTGCCACCACAGGGTGACGCACTACATCATGAGACTTGAAGAAGTTAAATGAAATCTCGTCTACTTCACCCAACACATCAATGGCATGGCGCAGACCAGAACGCGCACCACGTGGTAAATCCACCTGAGTGATGTCACCGGTGATCACCGCTTTAGAATTAAAGCCAATCCGGGTCAGGAACATTTTCATCTGCTCTGTGGTGGTGTTCTGGCTTTCATCCAGAATAATAAAGGCGTCGTTCAGCGTTCGCCCACGCATGTAGGCCAGTGGTGCAACCTCTATCACGTTCTTTTCGATCAAACGCTCAACCTTTTCAAAGCCCAACATTTCGAACAGGGCGTCGTACAGCGGGCGCAAATAAGGGTCTATCTTTTGCGTCAGGTCACCGGGCAAGAAACCGAGTTTTTCGCCGGCTTCAACGGCCGGACGAGTCAGCAGAATACGACGAATTTCCTGACGCTCAAGGGCATCTACCGCTGCCGCTACCGCCAGGTAGGTTTTACCTGTACCCGCTGGGCCAATACCAAAGCAGATGTCATGGGTCAGAATATTGGCCACATACTGGCTCTGGTTGGGGTTACGAGGCTTAACCACACCACGACGTGTTTTGATAAACACTTCTTTTTCCCACACATCTGGGGCTTCCTGCTCCAGGCAGTTCGCTTCGGTGATAGCCAGGTGGACCTGATCCGGTTCAATATCCGCAAATTTACCGCGCACAGGCTGGGTTTCGACATACAGAGATTTCAAGATGTCGACTGCGGCTTTTGCCACAACCGGCTGGCCGGTGACTTTAAACCAGTTATCTCTGTGGGTAATTTCTATGCCCAGACGACGTTCTATTTGCTTCAGGTTGTCATCAAAAGGCCCGCATAAAGAAGATAGGCGGTGATTGTCGGAGGGTTCCAGATAAAATTCGATATTCTTGACTTGGTTACTCAAAACAACTTCCTAATAACAAGACGCCAGCATCAGCTGGCGTCGAAATTCCAAGACTAAGGCGTAAAGGTCGCTACACCCAGTTCGTTGGCTTCAGGTTCTGCCGGGGCACGATTTAAGATATCAGATGGTGCCACATCACGGCGTAAGTCCATCTCTGCTTCGGTCCTTAACAGCTCACCACGTAGCGAGTTTGGCAGCGCCTCTGTAATACGTACATCAACAAACTGACCGATCACTGAGTGAGGACCTTCAAAGTTCACCACTCGGTTGTTCTCGGT is a window of Pseudoalteromonas sp. R3 DNA encoding:
- a CDS encoding GNAT family N-acetyltransferase, which codes for MRLIIEPLAQLTMAHQQALSCQLQACVAQGASLGFYHPLCDADATDYWTQVNTELTEKKRLLLGAYINQQLVASVQLVPCQKQNGRHRGEVEKLLVHPDYQRQGIAQTLMQHLEVYASQLGIKLLVLDTQSGDKSELFYQAVGFTKSGEIPHFVSDQQGVLYATSYYFKLASPG
- a CDS encoding helix-turn-helix domain-containing protein: MAAKLSATHPSVLRAVHMVQSQQLTIHEAAAQFALSQRTLYRALRGKQPRTQPRYSQLLLQKQQLESQLRQIREELACMQKDGYATHN
- the lnt gene encoding apolipoprotein N-acyltransferase, whose amino-acid sequence is MLKTFSNKLTTLLKDKFAWLALLSGASLTFSYAPFGLWPLTFLALAVGCYVTDQPTTRHAAKYGFLFGFGWFAAGISWVHVSIAQFGGLPLPASLLLMGLLCAYLAIYPALAFALATRFSNKPWQRIALLLSGFAIFEYLRGTLLTGFPWLSFGYSQTDAPLNMLAPWIGEFGLTLVCVLLGALLYYLLWQRRYQLTMIALLPVLALILFTRIVDNPVHYNGEQTRTLLVQGNIQQSLRWEPEQFWPTMSKYQDMTRPLWQQADLVVWPEAAIPELEDLAFDFLHNLDKAAAFNQSALITGIPDYQFDTRNVYNTLIVVGKQQAEDEQGHYRYLHPNRYQKHQLLPIGEFVPFETWLRPIAPLFNLAMSSFSRGEAQQPNLIANGLHILPAICYEIAFSELVRNNYTSESDMLFTVSNDAWFGDSHGPHQHMQIARMRALELQRPLIRVTNNGISGIYDPLSQTQHTLPQFVEETMLLDVKLMSGNSWYSQHGNTWIWVLLLLLTTLVMLEKGLIRVRYRVERDYL
- the corC gene encoding CNNM family magnesium/cobalt transport protein CorC (CorC(YbeX) belongs to the Cyclin M Mg2+ Exporter (CNNM) family, and was characterized as belonging to a set of three proteins, at least one of which must be present for CorA to function.) yields the protein MSDENSQSSQGSSSKTWLGRITQMLQGEPQNKEELVEVIADAQERALIDPETKDMMEGVLSVSELKVRDIMIPRSQMVTLDIDQDLESQLPAMVESSHSRFPVICEDKDHVEGILLAKDLLPLIVQRDSELPTIREYLRPAVVVPESKRVDALLNEFRQKRYHMAIVIDEYGGVSGLVTIEDILETIVGEIEDEHDNEDEQQAIRQLSKHVFNVQALTPLDEFNDFFKTEYDTQEADTIGGIILHAFGHMPSRGETIDIAPLQFKVTNSDNRRILQLQVTMPKAEHVEDVFE
- the ybeY gene encoding rRNA maturation RNase YbeY, which gives rise to MSLEVDLQIASDFANLPSAEQFQLWAEKALLAYKEEAEVTIRIADEAESQELNSQYRGKDKPTNVLSFPFEAPPGIELPLVGDLIICPQVVFREAEEQEKTFHDHFAHMVVHGCLHLLGFDHINEQDADEMESLEKEFLADLGIADPYRDDV
- a CDS encoding PhoH family protein, with protein sequence MSNQVKNIEFYLEPSDNHRLSSLCGPFDDNLKQIERRLGIEITHRDNWFKVTGQPVVAKAAVDILKSLYVETQPVRGKFADIEPDQVHLAITEANCLEQEAPDVWEKEVFIKTRRGVVKPRNPNQSQYVANILTHDICFGIGPAGTGKTYLAVAAAVDALERQEIRRILLTRPAVEAGEKLGFLPGDLTQKIDPYLRPLYDALFEMLGFEKVERLIEKNVIEVAPLAYMRGRTLNDAFIILDESQNTTTEQMKMFLTRIGFNSKAVITGDITQVDLPRGARSGLRHAIDVLGEVDEISFNFFKSHDVVRHPVVARIVEAYEKKEEAERKEKFNKQQARLQAQANTAPADTQPNANDEERS